A stretch of the Dioscorea cayenensis subsp. rotundata cultivar TDr96_F1 chromosome 4, TDr96_F1_v2_PseudoChromosome.rev07_lg8_w22 25.fasta, whole genome shotgun sequence genome encodes the following:
- the LOC120258908 gene encoding ABC transporter D family member 2, chloroplastic isoform X1, with product MAFSILLSSPPPSRCFFPSAPSSTSLSYAPCRISVRLSLRSRRRSSVCSTITSSAAGSSLEQDKNEKRTGPDLPTLWRRFYKVAAPYWFSDDKNQARLRLASVFVLTLGTTGISVLFNFLGRDFYNALANKDQEQFTKQLLYYLAGFAGGIPVFVLRDYARETLSLRWRSWMTSYYMDRYLKDRTFYKIQSQSIIDNPDQRIVDDLSSFTGTALAFSLTLFNAAVDLISFSNILYGIYPPLFVVLLVYSLGGTALSVVLGKDLVTLNFMQEKKEADFRYGLVRVRENAESIAFYGGEGNELQLLVERFQRAFENLTKLLIASRNLEFFTNGYRYLIQILPAAVVAPMYFSGKIEFGVINQSVSAFNHILSDFSLIVYQFQAISAFSAVIERLGEFDDILDGHNFVDNSKLNDTKGIMIICRSKPNQACLQSNGSIAVDISQHLLEIQNLTLETPRKSDILIKDLSLAINDQDHLLVMGPSGSGKTSLLRSLAGLWTTGSGNVIFYGEDSAHSHQLVSSEASSHDPTTTLETNEPEKLKNTRSEDIFFLPQRPYMVLGTLRQQLLYPTWTDDSFSEASSSRDLLYLPQVPTFKHQKPSDDDLIRMLELVHLGGVLPRFNGLDSIHEWSSVLSLGEQQRLAFARLLLAKPKLVLLDESTSALDEANEAHLYRLIESVGITYVSVGHRRTLYNYHNQVLRISKFDPSKSNERNWHLKSIDKVTADEPKKISPSS from the exons ATGGCGTTCTCCAttctcctctcctctcctcctccatCCCGCTGCTTCTTTCCATCCGCCCCCTCCTCTACTTCTCTTTCCTATGCTCCATGTCGCATCTCAGTCCGCCTTTCTCTCCGCTCTCGAAGGAGGTCCTCAGTCTGCAGCACCATCACATCGTCGGCAGCCGGCTCTTCCTTGGAGCAAGACAAA AATGAGAAACGGACTGGGCCGGATTTACCTACTCTTTGGAGGAGATTCTACAAGGTGGCAGCTCCGTATTGGTTCTCGGATGACAAAAACCAAGCAAGACTGAGGCTTGCTTCTGTGTTTGTTCTCACCTTGGGAACAACAggaattagtgttttatttaaCTTTCTGGGTCGGGACTTCTATAATGCACTTGCTA ACAAGGACCAGGAGCAGTTTACAAAGCAACTTCTCTACTATTTAGCTGGTTTTGCTGGTGGAATTCCG GTCTTTGTGCTAAGAGACTATGCCAGAGAAACACTTTCTTTAAGATGGAGATCCTGGATGACAAGCTATTATATGGATCGATATCTCAAGGACCGGACCTTTTATAAGATTCAATCTCAATCTATCATTGATAACCCTGATCAACGGATTGTTGATGATCTAAGCTCTTTTACTGGAACAGCGCTTGCATTTTCTTTGACACTTTTCAATGCAGCTGTGGACTTGATATCATTTAGTAACATTCTCTATGGGATCTATCCACCACtgtttgttgttcttcttgtaTATTCCCTTGGTGGAACAGCTTTAAGTGTGGTACTTGGAAAG GATCTTGTCACATTGAATTTCAtgcaagagaagaaagaagcagATTTTCGCTATGGACTTGTTCGTGTTCGGGAAAATGCTGAATCAATTGCCTTTTATGGGGGGGAGGGAAATGAATTACAACTATTGGTGGAGCGTTTCCAAAGAGCTTTTGAAAATTTAACT AAATTGTTGATTGCTTCCCGTAATCTGGAGTTCTTTACCAATGGCTATCGGTACCTTATACAGATTCTTCCTGCTGCGGTTGTTGCTCCAATGTACTTCTCAGGAAAAATTGAGTTTGGGGTGATTAATCAGTCAGTCTCTGCGTTCAATCATATCTTAAGTGATTTCTCACTTATTGTATACCAATTCCAGGCTATAAGTGCATTCTCAGCTGTCATCGAACGGTTAG GTGAATTCGATGATATTTTGGATGGTCATAATTTCGTGGACAACTCCAAACTCAACGACACAAAAGGAATTATGATTATCTGTCGCAGCAAGCCAAATCAAGCTTGCTTGCAGTCAAATGGGTCTATTGCTGTGGACATCTCTCAGCATTTACtggaaattcaaaatttgacaTTAGAAACTCCAAGAAAGAGTGATATTCTCATAAAAGATTTGTCTCTGGCTATCAATGATCAAGATCACTTACTG GTAATGGGTCCAAGTGGAAGTGGAAAAACTTCACTGTTAAGATCTTTGGCTGGACTTTGGACCACTGGTAGTGGAAATGTAATATTTTACGGGGAAGATTCAGCACACTCTCACCAATTAGTTTCATCAGAAGCATCGTCTCATGATCCAACCACAACGTTAGAAACAAATGAACCTGAGAAGTTGAAAAACACAAGAAGTGAGGACATATTTTTTCTTCCTCAAAGACCATATATGGTTCTTGGAACTCTTCGCCAGCAACTTCTTTATCCGACATGGACAGATGATTCATTCAGCGAAGCAAGTAGCTCTC GTGACCTGCTATATTTGCCTCAAGTTCCTACATTTAAGCATCAAAAGCCCTCAGATGATGATCTCATTAGGATGTTAGAACTTGTTCATCTCGGTGGTGTTTTGCCACGTTTCAATGGCTTGGATTCCATACATGAATGGTCTAGTGTTCTTTCGCTTGGTGAGCAGCAGCGTCTTGCATTTGCTCGGCTGTTACTTGCAAAACCGAAATTGGTGCTATTAGATGAATCAACAAGTGCCTTAGATGAAGCCAATGAG GCTCATCTGTACAGACTGATTGAATCGGTGGGAATTACATATGTCAGTGTTGGGCATCGAAGAACACTTTATAACTACCATAACCAGGTCTTGCGCATATCTAAGTTTGACCCAAGTAAAAGCAATGAACGAAATTGGCACCTCAAATCCATTGACAAGGTCACTGCTGATGAGCCGAAAAAGATTTCGCCATCTAGCTAG
- the LOC120258908 gene encoding ABC transporter D family member 2, chloroplastic isoform X2: MHLLDQEQFTKQLLYYLAGFAGGIPVFVLRDYARETLSLRWRSWMTSYYMDRYLKDRTFYKIQSQSIIDNPDQRIVDDLSSFTGTALAFSLTLFNAAVDLISFSNILYGIYPPLFVVLLVYSLGGTALSVVLGKDLVTLNFMQEKKEADFRYGLVRVRENAESIAFYGGEGNELQLLVERFQRAFENLTKLLIASRNLEFFTNGYRYLIQILPAAVVAPMYFSGKIEFGVINQSVSAFNHILSDFSLIVYQFQAISAFSAVIERLGEFDDILDGHNFVDNSKLNDTKGIMIICRSKPNQACLQSNGSIAVDISQHLLEIQNLTLETPRKSDILIKDLSLAINDQDHLLVMGPSGSGKTSLLRSLAGLWTTGSGNVIFYGEDSAHSHQLVSSEASSHDPTTTLETNEPEKLKNTRSEDIFFLPQRPYMVLGTLRQQLLYPTWTDDSFSEASSSRDLLYLPQVPTFKHQKPSDDDLIRMLELVHLGGVLPRFNGLDSIHEWSSVLSLGEQQRLAFARLLLAKPKLVLLDESTSALDEANEAHLYRLIESVGITYVSVGHRRTLYNYHNQVLRISKFDPSKSNERNWHLKSIDKVTADEPKKISPSS; encoded by the exons ATGCACTTGCTA GACCAGGAGCAGTTTACAAAGCAACTTCTCTACTATTTAGCTGGTTTTGCTGGTGGAATTCCG GTCTTTGTGCTAAGAGACTATGCCAGAGAAACACTTTCTTTAAGATGGAGATCCTGGATGACAAGCTATTATATGGATCGATATCTCAAGGACCGGACCTTTTATAAGATTCAATCTCAATCTATCATTGATAACCCTGATCAACGGATTGTTGATGATCTAAGCTCTTTTACTGGAACAGCGCTTGCATTTTCTTTGACACTTTTCAATGCAGCTGTGGACTTGATATCATTTAGTAACATTCTCTATGGGATCTATCCACCACtgtttgttgttcttcttgtaTATTCCCTTGGTGGAACAGCTTTAAGTGTGGTACTTGGAAAG GATCTTGTCACATTGAATTTCAtgcaagagaagaaagaagcagATTTTCGCTATGGACTTGTTCGTGTTCGGGAAAATGCTGAATCAATTGCCTTTTATGGGGGGGAGGGAAATGAATTACAACTATTGGTGGAGCGTTTCCAAAGAGCTTTTGAAAATTTAACT AAATTGTTGATTGCTTCCCGTAATCTGGAGTTCTTTACCAATGGCTATCGGTACCTTATACAGATTCTTCCTGCTGCGGTTGTTGCTCCAATGTACTTCTCAGGAAAAATTGAGTTTGGGGTGATTAATCAGTCAGTCTCTGCGTTCAATCATATCTTAAGTGATTTCTCACTTATTGTATACCAATTCCAGGCTATAAGTGCATTCTCAGCTGTCATCGAACGGTTAG GTGAATTCGATGATATTTTGGATGGTCATAATTTCGTGGACAACTCCAAACTCAACGACACAAAAGGAATTATGATTATCTGTCGCAGCAAGCCAAATCAAGCTTGCTTGCAGTCAAATGGGTCTATTGCTGTGGACATCTCTCAGCATTTACtggaaattcaaaatttgacaTTAGAAACTCCAAGAAAGAGTGATATTCTCATAAAAGATTTGTCTCTGGCTATCAATGATCAAGATCACTTACTG GTAATGGGTCCAAGTGGAAGTGGAAAAACTTCACTGTTAAGATCTTTGGCTGGACTTTGGACCACTGGTAGTGGAAATGTAATATTTTACGGGGAAGATTCAGCACACTCTCACCAATTAGTTTCATCAGAAGCATCGTCTCATGATCCAACCACAACGTTAGAAACAAATGAACCTGAGAAGTTGAAAAACACAAGAAGTGAGGACATATTTTTTCTTCCTCAAAGACCATATATGGTTCTTGGAACTCTTCGCCAGCAACTTCTTTATCCGACATGGACAGATGATTCATTCAGCGAAGCAAGTAGCTCTC GTGACCTGCTATATTTGCCTCAAGTTCCTACATTTAAGCATCAAAAGCCCTCAGATGATGATCTCATTAGGATGTTAGAACTTGTTCATCTCGGTGGTGTTTTGCCACGTTTCAATGGCTTGGATTCCATACATGAATGGTCTAGTGTTCTTTCGCTTGGTGAGCAGCAGCGTCTTGCATTTGCTCGGCTGTTACTTGCAAAACCGAAATTGGTGCTATTAGATGAATCAACAAGTGCCTTAGATGAAGCCAATGAG GCTCATCTGTACAGACTGATTGAATCGGTGGGAATTACATATGTCAGTGTTGGGCATCGAAGAACACTTTATAACTACCATAACCAGGTCTTGCGCATATCTAAGTTTGACCCAAGTAAAAGCAATGAACGAAATTGGCACCTCAAATCCATTGACAAGGTCACTGCTGATGAGCCGAAAAAGATTTCGCCATCTAGCTAG
- the LOC120258688 gene encoding uncharacterized protein LOC120258688, with protein sequence MHAEEKVTPTRAGEASGRKSIDTPTSAEEEAATILSEVLGDLHRHAEAPIEKEHVVAPVTTSSATSDSSHSSDEIPLKDRVAQIAKGKKAREKPSVSSKKEKKKKVTQQAKDGDEERFLDKASKKKFESVEERGIVVERMIDELAFEKFVLIKLLQERSLYKSATFPESYSLSLVQEFYSNLLPSDKGITRLYVRGKWIPFTPACLNRFLEFKLEVKGNYEEGLELNEENWLPVPHNSNIVKELALLLFAIGTGKKFNLGRLIFQTIVKEADYTSSSTSLGYPGLLS encoded by the exons ATGCATGCAGAAGAAAAAGTGACCCCAACACGAGCAGGAGAGGCTAGCGGAAGAAAAAGTATAGATACTCCCACTAGTGCTGAAGAAGAGGCTGCTACTATTCTAAGTGAAGTTCTGGGTGATCTACACCGACATGCTGAAGCACCTATAGAAAAAGAACATGTCGTAGCACCGGTTACAACATCTTCTGCAACATCTGACAGTTCACATAGTTCTGATGAGATCCCACTCAAAGATCGTGTTGCCCAAATTGCTAAAGGGAAGAAAGCA AGGGAGAAACCATCAGTAAgttctaagaaagaaaagaagaagaaggtaacCCAACAGGCAAAAGACGGTGATGAAGAAAGATTCCTTGATAAAGCATCCAAGAAGAAGTTTGAGTCTGTTGAAGAGAGAGGTATTGTGGTTGAAAGAATGATTGATGAGTTGGCATTTGAGAAGTTTGTGCTGATTAAGTTATTGCAAGAAAGGAGTCTATACAAGTCTGCAACATTTCCAGAAAGTTACAGTTTGTCTTTAGTTCAGGAATTCTACAGTAATCTACTGCCATCTGACAAAGGCATCACTAGACTTTATGTTCGAGGTAAGTGGATTCCTTTTACTCCAGCTTGCCTAAACAGATTCCTGGAGTTTAAACTAGAGGTGAAGGGCAACTATGAAGAAGGGCTGGAGCTGAATGAGGAA AATTGGTTACCAGTCCCACACAACTCTAATATAGTAAAGGAACTCGCACTGTTATTGTTTGCTATTGGAACTGGCAAGAAGTTTAATTTGGGAAGGCTGATCTTCCAAACTATTGTGAAAGAAGCTGACTACACAAGCTCCTCAACATCACTTGGGTATCCTGGACTGCTGTCGTAG